One window from the genome of Gadus macrocephalus chromosome 7, ASM3116895v1 encodes:
- the atf5a gene encoding uncharacterized protein atf5a produces the protein MIAASAPVWKTLRVCPADPLALAHPQANLNQSQGCRGEVSEESQHLIGDGFSDWMTEEVDFSSYLPNPPSPPNASLPPSPLQNDNQVPSDLEVMTSLLQEELAQLEDYFLSEPLPEKGPKFGKCDKASPPVAPPPCCHPSPYATGAPSNQLDSGSLPVTLATGEVDLLSICGGPIIGRSKIPRHAPYSCSRPSGCGRKRVPDGARLAEEYDNSLWSSKGNNSGSSSVTFNGNYGFVEAEQAVERGYCLGNAVELRFPVPPREEKSYCLVQEIQSSGKVVDDAAAAAAAPAGFPCDAPLHEAHKKEDVLSYGGRLEMGGVQAEAPGSANKSGGEASKAGLSWKAAGGCYLPPTLPSEDYQSFLTNISEQVKSEGLQAGQHDLRCGFAEDPTPEYLLMSRESLGSESPEHRHDCSLTDDHCAVKYELDLHLPFEGGERKQKKRDQNKTAAHRYRQRKRAELDTLEEQLHGLEGRNRELRDKAESVEREIQYVKDLLIEVYKARSQRVKQDTATA, from the exons ATGATCGCAGCATCGGCTCCTGTCTGGAAGACACTTCGTGTCTGCCCGGCAGAccccctcgctctcgctcacCCACAGGCTAACCTCAACCAATCACAGGGGTGCAGGGGGGAGGTGTCAGAGGAGAGTCAGCACTTAATTG GTGATGGTTTCTCAGACTGGATGACAGAAGAAGTTGATTTCTCCTCGTACCTccccaaccctccctcccctcccaacgcctccctccccccctcacccctccaaaATGACAACCAGGTGCCCTCCGACTTGGAGGTCATGACCTCTCTACTGCAAGAGGAGCTGGCACAGCTGGAGGACTACTTCCTCTCTGAGCCCCTGCCAGAGAAGGGGCCAAAGTTCGGAAAATGCGACAAAGCCAGCCCGCCTGTCGCTCCTCCACCATGCTGCCACCCGTCACCCTATGCGACAGGCGCCCCTTCAAACCAATTGGACTCCGGCTCTCTTCCTGTTACCCTGGCAACCGGAGAGGTGGACCTGCTGAGCATCTGTGGTGGTCCCATCATTGGCCGCTCCAAAATTCCCAGACACGCCCCGTACAGTTGTAGCCGTCCGAGCGGGTGTGGTCGCAAAAGAGTTCCGGACGGGGCGCGGCTAGCCGAGGAGTACGACAATAGCTTATGGAGCTCCAAAGGCAACAACTCAGGTAGTTCATCGGTGACCTTCAATGGAAACTATGGCTTTGTGGAAGCAGAGCAGGCGGTGGAGAGGGGCTACTGCCTGGGCAACGCCGTGGAGTTGAGGTTCCCCGTCCCCccaagagaagagaagagctACTGCCTAGTTCAGGAGATCCAGAGCAGTGGGAAGGTCGTAGacgatgctgctgctgctgctgctgcccctgcaGGGTTTCCCTGTGACGCCCCCCTCCACGAGGCCCACAAGAAGGAGGACGTGCTGTCTTACGGCGGCAGGCTAGAGATGGGCGGCGTCCAGGCCGAGGCGCCGGGCAGCGCCAACAAGAGTGGCGGGGAGGCCTCCAAGGCCGGCCTCTCCTGGAAGGCGGCGGGCGGCTGCTACCTGCCTCCCACGCTGCCGTCCGAAGACTACCAGAGCTTCCTCACCAACATCAGCGAGCAGGTCAAATCGGAGGGCCTCCAGGCGGGCCAGCACGACCTGCGCTGCGGCTTCGCGGAGGACCCGACCCCGGAGTACCTGCTGATGAGCCGCGAGAGCCTGGGCTCGGAGTCGCCCGAGCACAGACACGACTGCAGCCTGACCGACGACCACTGTGCCGTGAAGTACGAACTGGACCTCCACCTCCCGTTCGAAGGCGGGGAGCGCAAACAGAAGAAGAGGGACCAGAACAAAACGGCCGCTCACAG GTATCGCCAACGGAAGCGGGCGGAGCTGGACACGCTAGAGGAGCAGCTGCATGGTCTGGAGGGCCGGAACCGCGAGCTGCGGGACAAGGCAGAGTCGGTGGAGCGGGAGATCCAGTATGTGAAGGACCTGCTGATTGAGGTGTACAAGGCCAGGAGCCAGAGGGTCAAGCAGGACACCGCCACAGCATGA